In one Bartonella grahamii subsp. shimonis genomic region, the following are encoded:
- a CDS encoding ABC transporter ATP-binding protein, with translation MAKKQISSFDKHLIIRLLRENFRKHMRWYSAAIFSMIIISCTTATSAWIMRDVVNQIIDAQDFPMIVLISSFIAFIFILKGVATFSQTYFLNKAGNSIIAEQQRKIFARLMEQGVSFYHNNTSSDLLVRVTHNATAVRNIIDTIITTFVRDLLSVSGLLLVMFIQNFVLISITLIVGPLAFLGVRMALKRVRHLMEKELLSLGEIIKIVQETAVGIRVIKAFSLEEVMKKRMDKAICDVEKQTNNIATLEAITNPIMETLTGVAIAGIICFSGYLATQRAGVQGEFMSFIVALLLAYEPAKRLANVRVKIESGLVNIRTMFEILDCPLTVIEHKEAKDLNKTQGTIRFEHVSFAYTDKKMVLKDINLEIETGKMTALVGPSGSGKSTLINLIMRLYDPTKGRILINDQDIRYTTFRSLRNLMAYVGQDTFLFQGTIKYNIGLGKEGARDDEIIEAAKAANAHDFIMSLPNGYDTQIGDNGCNLSGGQKQRLAIARAMIHDSEILILDEATSALDSHTEAQINEALHHLTKGRTTIIIAHRLSTIARAHKIVIIQNGQLIEQGTQKELLAKEHGFYKKLHNIQFKKHTS, from the coding sequence ATGGCTAAAAAACAAATTTCCTCTTTCGATAAACATCTTATTATCCGCCTTTTGCGAGAAAATTTTCGTAAACATATGCGTTGGTACAGTGCGGCTATTTTCTCAATGATCATCATTTCTTGTACCACGGCAACCAGTGCATGGATTATGCGTGATGTTGTTAATCAGATTATTGATGCACAAGATTTTCCTATGATTGTTTTGATTTCTAGCTTCATTGCTTTTATCTTTATTCTCAAAGGAGTTGCAACTTTTTCCCAAACTTACTTTCTAAATAAAGCAGGTAATAGTATCATTGCTGAACAACAGCGTAAAATTTTTGCACGACTTATGGAACAAGGAGTCTCTTTTTATCATAATAACACTTCATCTGATCTTCTTGTTCGTGTAACTCATAATGCGACAGCCGTACGTAATATAATTGATACTATTATCACAACTTTTGTACGTGATCTGCTTTCCGTTAGTGGTTTGTTGCTTGTCATGTTCATTCAAAACTTTGTGTTAATCTCTATTACTTTAATCGTAGGACCACTAGCCTTTTTAGGCGTTCGAATGGCTTTAAAACGCGTTCGCCACCTGATGGAAAAAGAGCTCCTTTCACTTGGTGAAATTATCAAGATCGTACAGGAAACAGCTGTTGGTATTCGAGTTATTAAAGCTTTTTCACTAGAAGAAGTCATGAAAAAACGTATGGACAAAGCTATTTGTGATGTTGAAAAACAAACAAACAATATTGCAACACTCGAAGCTATTACTAATCCGATTATGGAAACACTCACGGGTGTTGCCATTGCAGGTATTATTTGTTTTTCCGGTTATCTTGCAACCCAACGTGCAGGTGTTCAAGGTGAATTTATGTCCTTTATTGTTGCTTTACTTTTAGCTTATGAACCCGCAAAAAGGCTAGCAAATGTACGTGTCAAAATTGAATCTGGCTTGGTCAATATCCGTACGATGTTTGAAATACTCGATTGTCCCCTTACAGTTATAGAACATAAAGAAGCTAAAGATCTGAATAAAACGCAAGGAACTATTCGTTTCGAACATGTTTCTTTTGCCTACACTGATAAAAAAATGGTCCTGAAAGACATCAACCTAGAAATAGAAACTGGAAAAATGACAGCATTGGTGGGACCATCCGGTTCGGGAAAGTCAACCCTTATCAATCTTATTATGCGCCTCTATGACCCCACAAAAGGACGCATATTGATTAATGATCAAGACATCCGCTACACGACATTTCGCTCTCTGAGAAACCTGATGGCTTATGTAGGACAGGATACGTTTCTCTTTCAAGGAACTATTAAATATAATATCGGGCTTGGAAAAGAAGGGGCTCGTGATGACGAAATTATCGAAGCAGCAAAAGCAGCAAATGCTCATGACTTTATTATGAGTTTGCCAAATGGTTATGATACACAAATAGGTGATAATGGCTGTAATCTTTCAGGAGGACAAAAACAACGACTCGCTATCGCTAGAGCAATGATTCACGATAGTGAAATTCTGATTCTTGATGAAGCAACAAGCGCTCTGGATTCACACACCGAAGCACAAATTAATGAAGCACTTCATCACCTTACCAAAGGACGCACAACGATCATTATTGCTCATCGCCTTTCAACGATTGCTCGTGCTCATAAAATTGTGATCATACAAAATGGACAACTGATTGAACAAGGTACTCAGAAAGAATTACTCGCAAAAGAACATGGGTTTTATAAAAAACTTCATAATATCCAGTTTAAAAAACACACGTCCTAA
- the infC gene encoding translation initiation factor IF-3: MTPTQKDGPRSNQDIRVPHVQLINDEGQHQGVVAIQEALAMAADAGLDLVEIVPNAEPPVCKIIDLGKLKYQTQKKAAETRKKQKVIEIKEIKMRPNVDVHDYGVKLKAVHRFIDHGDKVKITLRFRGREMAHQDLGLKLLQRVKEDTSEIAKIELEPKLEGRQMMMVIAPK; encoded by the coding sequence ATGACACCTACCCAAAAAGACGGACCACGTTCAAATCAGGATATCCGGGTACCTCATGTTCAGCTTATCAATGATGAGGGACAACATCAGGGAGTTGTTGCGATACAAGAAGCTCTTGCTATGGCTGCAGATGCCGGACTGGATTTGGTTGAAATTGTACCGAATGCAGAGCCACCCGTGTGTAAAATCATCGATTTGGGCAAATTAAAATATCAAACCCAAAAAAAAGCTGCTGAAACGCGTAAGAAGCAAAAAGTCATCGAAATCAAAGAGATTAAGATGCGCCCAAATGTCGATGTCCATGATTATGGAGTCAAACTCAAGGCTGTTCATCGCTTTATTGATCATGGTGATAAAGTAAAGATTACTTTGCGTTTTCGTGGTCGTGAAATGGCTCACCAAGACCTTGGATTAAAGCTTCTTCAGCGTGTGAAAGAAGATACAAGTGAAATTGCTAAAATCGAATTGGAGCCAAAGCTTGAAGGCCGGCAAATGATGATGGTGATAGCGCCTAAATAG
- a CDS encoding alpha/beta hydrolase, which yields MDQNISCQFFSFENTALAVRYRKGRQSPGLVWLHGYLSDMSGDKAMLVDSFAQKNDLSCLRFDYSGHGESGGDFFQGTISRWVKESLAVFETYCEGPQILIGTSMGGWIALKLAMMLAQKNKKLAGMVLIAPAPDFTQTLIESGVGRKGWKILEETEHIERSAISYTEPVPFTKVFIEDGRDNCVMKGCIDVGCPIHILQGMEDVEIPYQHTMTLLDHLPLHDVTLTLVRDADHRFSRPQDLDCLEMVLRSFINQINTK from the coding sequence ATGGATCAAAATATTTCTTGTCAGTTTTTTTCATTTGAGAACACCGCACTTGCAGTACGCTATCGCAAGGGGCGCCAATCTCCAGGTTTGGTTTGGCTTCATGGCTATCTATCCGATATGTCAGGGGATAAGGCGATGTTGGTTGATAGTTTTGCTCAGAAGAATGATTTGTCTTGTTTACGTTTTGATTACTCTGGACATGGAGAATCGGGTGGTGATTTTTTTCAAGGAACGATTTCGCGCTGGGTTAAAGAAAGTTTAGCGGTTTTTGAAACTTATTGTGAGGGGCCACAAATTTTGATTGGCACCTCTATGGGCGGGTGGATTGCGCTAAAGCTTGCTATGATGCTAGCACAGAAAAATAAGAAGCTTGCTGGCATGGTCTTGATTGCGCCAGCACCTGATTTTACACAAACATTGATAGAATCAGGGGTGGGTCGAAAGGGGTGGAAAATTTTAGAAGAAACAGAGCATATTGAACGATCTGCGATTAGTTATACGGAGCCGGTTCCCTTTACAAAAGTATTTATTGAAGATGGCAGAGACAACTGCGTCATGAAGGGATGTATAGATGTTGGATGTCCAATCCATATTCTACAAGGGATGGAAGATGTGGAGATACCCTATCAGCATACTATGACTTTACTTGATCATTTGCCTCTCCATGATGTAACATTGACACTTGTTCGTGATGCAGATCATCGCTTTTCTCGTCCACAAGATTTGGATTGCCTTGAAATGGTATTGAGATCTTTTATTAATCAGATTAATACAAAATAA
- a CDS encoding SprT family zinc-dependent metalloprotease, which yields MSISKQYFSFSDRSVPVRVRENKCARRLTLRVDASGQRICVTTPPAVSLCTIQTFIEKHRSWIEARLTCVQISHEHAYLKEGATIPLLGVSHTIKHGEGRGVTEIITADAEQGPKIIVYGRLEYLPRRIADVLKKQAARIITPLVAHYAHKVERKVKSICYKDTRSRWGSCSIDKRLSFSWRLVMAPKEVVGYVVAHEVAHLVEMNHGPRFWALCEELCPDSKMYRAWLKENAHRLQAINFDSYSLEA from the coding sequence ATGAGCATTTCTAAACAGTATTTTAGTTTTTCTGATCGCTCCGTACCTGTACGGGTGCGGGAAAATAAATGTGCACGCCGTCTTACCTTACGTGTTGATGCGAGCGGACAGAGGATTTGTGTAACAACACCACCAGCGGTAAGTCTCTGTACGATTCAAACTTTTATTGAAAAACACCGCTCTTGGATTGAGGCACGTCTTACTTGTGTACAAATCTCTCATGAACATGCTTATCTCAAAGAGGGGGCAACTATTCCTTTATTGGGTGTTTCCCATACCATAAAGCATGGAGAAGGACGTGGGGTAACAGAAATCATTACAGCAGATGCGGAGCAAGGACCTAAAATTATTGTTTATGGTCGATTAGAATACCTCCCAAGACGCATTGCCGACGTTTTGAAAAAACAAGCAGCACGCATTATAACACCTTTGGTGGCACATTATGCCCATAAAGTAGAGCGTAAAGTCAAATCAATTTGTTATAAAGATACGAGAAGTCGTTGGGGATCTTGTTCAATAGATAAGCGTCTTTCTTTTTCTTGGCGCCTTGTTATGGCACCAAAAGAAGTTGTGGGATATGTTGTTGCTCATGAGGTTGCTCATCTTGTTGAAATGAATCACGGTCCAAGATTTTGGGCTCTTTGTGAAGAACTATGTCCTGATAGTAAAATGTATCGTGCTTGGTTGAAGGAAAATGCTCATAGATTACAAGCAATTAATTTTGATTCATATAGTTTAGAGGCGTAA
- the dapE gene encoding succinyl-diaminopimelate desuccinylase has translation MPVLTDPLQLLQTLIRCPSVTPHEAGALSALEQFLKKMGFHVERPIFTDKNTDNVENLYAKMGNEGPHLMFAGHTDVVPPGALGEWTYSPFEAVIDQGKLYGRGAVDMKGGIACFIAALARVLEKRPIKGMVSFLITGDEEGPAINGTVKLLKWAEKKGEKWTAALVGEPTSVKTVGDVIKIGRRGSISGIITVRGRQGHVAFPERAANPLPLASKLIQALTQTVLDKGTENFQPSNLELTSIDTGNLAVNVIPAQTTVHFNIRYNDLWTKETLMEEIKKRLALVQPKNNSDQYPSYQLEWIPSLGDVFLTKNDKLIQTLSNAIKSVTGSIPECSTSGGTSDARFIKDYCPVVEFGLPGQTMHMVDECVALDAVETLTAIYERFIVDFFA, from the coding sequence ATGCCTGTTCTTACAGATCCACTTCAGCTACTACAGACGCTTATCCGTTGTCCTTCTGTTACACCTCATGAAGCAGGGGCTTTATCAGCTTTGGAACAATTTTTGAAAAAAATGGGATTTCATGTCGAGCGCCCTATTTTTACGGATAAAAATACAGATAATGTTGAAAATCTTTATGCAAAAATGGGAAATGAAGGACCCCATCTTATGTTTGCAGGTCATACAGATGTCGTACCACCAGGTGCATTGGGTGAATGGACCTACTCACCTTTTGAAGCTGTCATAGATCAGGGGAAATTATATGGGCGGGGTGCTGTTGATATGAAGGGCGGAATCGCTTGTTTTATTGCGGCGCTAGCGCGAGTTCTTGAGAAACGGCCCATTAAAGGAATGGTAAGTTTTTTGATTACCGGTGATGAAGAGGGACCTGCTATTAATGGTACTGTCAAACTTCTCAAATGGGCAGAAAAAAAAGGCGAAAAATGGACTGCGGCTCTTGTGGGGGAACCAACAAGTGTAAAGACTGTTGGGGATGTCATCAAAATTGGTCGCCGCGGATCGATTTCTGGTATTATTACTGTGAGAGGTCGCCAAGGTCATGTTGCTTTTCCAGAGCGGGCTGCTAATCCATTGCCTTTGGCAAGTAAGCTTATTCAAGCATTGACACAAACTGTTTTAGATAAAGGGACAGAGAATTTTCAACCCAGTAATTTAGAGCTAACAAGCATCGATACCGGTAATTTAGCGGTCAATGTTATCCCAGCGCAGACAACAGTTCATTTTAATATACGCTACAATGATCTTTGGACAAAAGAAACACTGATGGAGGAAATTAAAAAGCGTCTTGCTTTGGTGCAACCAAAAAACAATAGTGACCAATATCCCTCTTATCAGCTTGAATGGATTCCAAGTTTAGGGGATGTTTTTTTGACCAAAAATGATAAACTCATTCAAACTTTATCCAATGCTATTAAAAGTGTAACAGGGAGTATACCAGAATGTTCCACTTCTGGTGGTACTTCAGATGCGCGATTTATTAAGGATTATTGCCCAGTGGTTGAATTTGGCTTACCAGGGCAAACGATGCATATGGTAGATGAGTGTGTAGCCCTTGATGCAGTGGAAACGCTTACTGCTATTTATGAGCGTTTTATTGTTGATTTTTTTGCATAA
- the hemW gene encoding radical SAM family heme chaperone HemW, protein MNEPFGIYIHWPFCAAKCPYCDFNSHVRTHGVDQPRFVTAFKREIETQYHKIGPRHITSIFIGGGTPSLMEPQTVDALLQALAKRWVVDDKVEITLEANPSSVEAERFRGYRAAGVNRLSLGIQALNDKALRKLGRLHNVEQALCAIALARQIFPRLSFDLIYARPEQTLEQWKSELVQAIDLAADHLSLYQLTIEEGTAFKRLHDTGRLILPSSELAADLYHLTQEITALHGLPAYEISNHAMSGAESAHNLLYWRYHQYAGFGPGAHGRFIEHAPNHSSTCSKILSSHLENCKRYVTINEKHPEQWLNLVETTGHGCIETEHLTTEQQANEMLLMGLRLCEGLELIRYETLSPKRIPMEKLIALQHQELIEMVDNQRLKVTTKGRIVLDHIISQLAN, encoded by the coding sequence ATGAATGAACCTTTTGGCATTTACATTCATTGGCCCTTTTGTGCAGCTAAATGTCCTTATTGTGACTTTAATTCGCATGTTCGCACCCATGGTGTTGATCAACCACGTTTTGTCACCGCCTTTAAGCGCGAAATAGAAACGCAATACCACAAAATAGGCCCACGCCATATTACAAGTATTTTTATTGGTGGGGGAACCCCTTCTCTTATGGAGCCGCAAACTGTCGATGCCCTATTGCAAGCACTTGCAAAAAGATGGGTAGTCGATGATAAAGTTGAAATTACATTAGAAGCTAATCCATCCAGCGTGGAGGCAGAGCGCTTTCGTGGATACCGTGCAGCAGGTGTTAATCGCTTATCTCTAGGGATACAAGCGCTCAATGATAAAGCATTGCGTAAACTTGGCCGACTCCATAATGTGGAACAGGCTCTTTGTGCCATTGCTTTAGCACGGCAAATTTTTCCACGTTTATCCTTTGATCTCATTTATGCCCGCCCCGAACAAACCCTTGAACAATGGAAATCTGAACTTGTACAAGCAATTGATTTGGCAGCGGACCATCTTTCTCTTTATCAATTGACGATCGAAGAAGGAACTGCCTTTAAACGGCTTCATGATACAGGAAGACTTATCCTTCCCTCATCAGAGTTAGCAGCGGATCTGTATCATCTTACCCAAGAAATAACGGCGCTGCATGGACTTCCTGCCTATGAAATCTCAAACCATGCAATGTCCGGTGCTGAATCAGCACACAATCTTCTTTATTGGCGTTATCACCAATATGCAGGCTTTGGCCCAGGAGCACATGGACGTTTCATTGAGCACGCACCGAATCATTCCTCTACCTGTTCAAAAATATTGTCATCACACCTTGAAAACTGTAAACGTTATGTCACAATAAATGAAAAACATCCCGAACAGTGGCTTAATTTGGTAGAAACAACAGGACATGGTTGTATCGAAACGGAACATTTAACCACTGAACAACAGGCAAATGAAATGCTCCTTATGGGATTACGCCTTTGCGAAGGCTTAGAACTTATACGCTATGAAACCTTAAGCCCTAAACGCATCCCAATGGAAAAACTTATCGCTTTACAACACCAAGAATTGATAGAAATGGTGGATAACCAACGCTTAAAAGTGACAACCAAAGGACGTATTGTTCTTGATCATATCATCAGCCAACTCGCAAACTAA
- the rdgB gene encoding RdgB/HAM1 family non-canonical purine NTP pyrophosphatase, translating to MRSIADKKLVIATHNTGKLHEITTLVAPFGLIIQSAKELGLPEPKETGKTFEENAYIKAFSAAKKTGLPALSDDSGLEIDALEGAPGVYTADWAIQADGTRNFPKAMKKIENELQKVGAQEKSQRKCRFISVICIAWPDAHADYFRGCVEGTFIWPPRGDKGFGFDPIFLPDGCENTFGEMSTEQKHNWKRNDIPPLSHRARAFKLLAENLLAFS from the coding sequence ATGAGAAGTATAGCCGATAAAAAACTTGTCATTGCTACACATAACACCGGCAAATTGCATGAAATCACTACTTTGGTTGCGCCTTTCGGTTTAATAATACAATCGGCAAAAGAACTAGGCTTGCCAGAACCAAAAGAAACGGGAAAAACATTTGAAGAAAATGCTTATATTAAAGCCTTTTCAGCAGCAAAAAAGACAGGACTTCCTGCCCTTTCTGATGATTCAGGCTTAGAAATAGATGCATTGGAAGGTGCGCCAGGCGTTTATACCGCCGATTGGGCGATTCAAGCCGATGGTACACGCAATTTTCCAAAAGCTATGAAAAAAATAGAAAATGAACTCCAAAAAGTCGGAGCGCAAGAAAAAAGCCAACGAAAATGCCGTTTTATATCCGTCATTTGCATTGCATGGCCTGATGCCCACGCAGATTACTTCCGAGGATGCGTTGAAGGAACATTCATTTGGCCTCCACGGGGAGACAAAGGCTTTGGTTTTGATCCTATTTTTTTACCAGATGGATGTGAAAATACCTTTGGAGAAATGTCAACAGAGCAAAAACACAACTGGAAACGTAATGATATTCCCCCTCTTTCACATCGCGCACGTGCTTTCAAACTTTTGGCAGAAAACCTTTTAGCATTCTCATGA
- the hrcA gene encoding heat-inducible transcriptional repressor HrcA, with the protein MKHETIDNELKYLDERSRDIFRHIVEAYLNDGEPVGSRNLSRLLRQTLSPATIRNVMSDLEHLGLIYAPHVSAGRMPTQSGLRFFVDAFMEAGDLPNEERENIEMQVKEAGHAQSVEHFLVQASRVLSDLSRGAGLVLATKQEGTLKHIEFVRLDREHALAVLVTQQGEVENRIVHLPEGVTHAQLTEATNFLNAHIQGRTLNEAKGEIARLCAETRAALDDLSHHLVETGLALWGGEGADHKIHLIVRGRSNLLEDVKAEEDLERLRHLFDDLETRESMAQLLDLTDEGSGVRIFIGSENKLFSLSGSSLVVAPYRDSQQRVIGALGVIGPTRLNYARIVPMVDYTAQLVSQLLR; encoded by the coding sequence ATGAAGCACGAAACTATTGATAATGAACTAAAATATCTTGATGAACGTTCGCGTGATATTTTTCGCCATATTGTTGAAGCTTATCTTAATGATGGTGAACCTGTAGGGTCACGCAATCTTTCACGGCTTTTACGACAGACATTATCGCCTGCGACGATTCGCAATGTAATGAGTGATCTTGAGCATCTCGGTTTGATTTATGCACCACATGTTTCTGCGGGTCGAATGCCGACACAATCAGGTTTACGCTTTTTTGTTGATGCATTTATGGAAGCGGGCGATTTGCCAAACGAAGAGCGAGAAAATATTGAAATGCAAGTTAAAGAGGCTGGTCATGCACAATCGGTTGAACATTTTCTTGTTCAAGCAAGCCGAGTTCTTTCAGATCTTTCACGTGGGGCAGGGCTTGTTTTAGCAACAAAACAAGAAGGAACATTGAAACATATTGAATTTGTGCGCCTTGATAGGGAGCACGCTCTTGCCGTTTTAGTGACTCAACAAGGTGAAGTTGAAAATCGTATTGTTCATTTGCCAGAAGGGGTTACTCATGCACAATTGACGGAAGCAACGAATTTTCTTAATGCCCATATCCAAGGGCGTACATTGAATGAAGCTAAAGGGGAAATTGCCCGCTTATGCGCAGAAACACGGGCAGCACTTGATGATTTATCGCATCACCTTGTTGAAACGGGATTAGCTCTTTGGGGAGGAGAAGGTGCTGATCATAAAATACACCTCATTGTTCGCGGGCGTAGCAATTTACTTGAAGATGTGAAAGCAGAAGAAGATTTAGAACGGTTACGCCATTTGTTTGATGATCTTGAAACGCGTGAGAGTATGGCACAGCTTCTCGATTTAACGGATGAAGGTTCTGGGGTTCGAATTTTTATTGGTTCAGAAAATAAGTTATTTTCACTTTCTGGTTCTTCTTTAGTTGTAGCACCTTATCGTGATTCACAACAAAGAGTCATTGGTGCTTTAGGCGTTATTGGTCCTACACGGCTTAATTATGCAAGGATTGTGCCCATGGTTGATTATACAGCTCAACTTGTGTCACAGTTATTGCGTTAA
- the grpE gene encoding nucleotide exchange factor GrpE has translation MSDEKNKFTDASFENCDLKNPADRNTLKQAADEFLKTHKTEEHEDVEKESNEVSDLLASLQDENKELKDQLLRLVADMENLRRRTMRDVADARAYSIANFARDMLSVSDNLNRALEAIPEGAKESDAGLKSLAEGVEMTERAMMAALERHGVQKIYPEGQKFDPHFHQAMFEIPNADVPDNTVQQVVQAGYIIGERVLRPAIVGVAKGGAKEASVEADSA, from the coding sequence ATGTCTGATGAAAAAAACAAATTTACTGACGCTTCATTTGAAAATTGTGATTTAAAAAATCCAGCTGATCGTAATACACTTAAACAGGCAGCCGATGAGTTTTTAAAAACACATAAAACAGAAGAACACGAAGACGTTGAAAAAGAAAGCAATGAGGTTAGTGATCTTTTAGCATCTTTGCAGGATGAAAATAAAGAACTGAAAGATCAGCTTTTACGTCTTGTTGCAGATATGGAAAATCTTCGACGCCGTACTATGCGAGATGTGGCGGATGCAAGGGCTTATTCCATTGCTAATTTTGCACGGGATATGTTATCTGTTTCTGACAATCTCAATCGTGCTTTGGAAGCTATTCCAGAAGGAGCAAAGGAGAGTGATGCTGGTTTGAAATCATTGGCAGAAGGCGTTGAAATGACTGAACGTGCCATGATGGCAGCATTAGAACGTCATGGGGTGCAAAAAATTTATCCAGAAGGGCAAAAATTTGATCCTCACTTTCATCAAGCGATGTTTGAAATTCCTAATGCTGATGTTCCAGATAACACTGTTCAACAAGTTGTTCAGGCAGGTTATATTATCGGGGAAAGGGTGCTACGTCCAGCTATAGTGGGTGTAGCCAAAGGAGGAGCAAAAGAAGCTTCTGTTGAAGCTGATTCGGCTTAA
- a CDS encoding HPr family phosphocarrier protein encodes MFSKDTLPCISRHFNICNKRGLHARASAKFVQTVDNFNATVEVEKDGKIVGGSSIMGLMMLAASSGCNLTIHVSGPEATDALNALEKLINNNFGEEN; translated from the coding sequence ATGTTTTCCAAAGATACCCTTCCATGTATAAGTCGTCATTTCAATATCTGTAATAAACGTGGGTTGCATGCACGTGCTTCTGCAAAATTTGTACAAACTGTTGACAATTTTAATGCTACTGTTGAAGTTGAAAAGGATGGAAAAATCGTTGGCGGATCATCAATTATGGGACTTATGATGCTAGCAGCTTCATCCGGTTGCAACCTCACCATTCATGTTTCAGGACCAGAAGCAACAGATGCTCTTAATGCTCTTGAAAAGCTCATCAATAACAACTTTGGAGAAGAAAACTAG
- a CDS encoding PTS sugar transporter subunit IIA, which produces MIGLVLVTHGELAVEFLHVVEHVVGVQEKFATICVYPDDDIDQRRGDIIAAVTDTDTDHGVIILTDVFGGTPSNIAIPAIEKGRVEMIAGVNLPMLIKLISIRKCPDISLSDALRIAQEAGRKYINVPSMIL; this is translated from the coding sequence ATGATTGGACTCGTGCTTGTAACGCACGGTGAGCTGGCTGTTGAATTTTTACATGTCGTGGAACATGTTGTTGGAGTGCAAGAAAAGTTTGCAACAATATGCGTTTATCCCGATGACGATATAGATCAGCGCCGAGGTGATATTATAGCCGCAGTAACCGATACAGATACGGATCATGGCGTGATCATATTAACAGATGTATTCGGTGGAACACCATCAAATATAGCTATTCCTGCTATCGAAAAAGGACGCGTTGAAATGATTGCGGGTGTTAATTTGCCCATGCTTATTAAACTGATTTCTATTCGCAAATGTCCTGATATTTCATTATCAGACGCATTAAGAATAGCACAAGAAGCAGGGCGTAAATATATTAATGTACCAAGTATGATTTTATAG
- a CDS encoding HPr kinase/phosphatase C-terminal domain-containing protein, with the protein MKTKCEILHANCLQLGGKGLLIIGPSGSGKSTLTLSLLDRAEWSKREAKLISDDYTMLCAENGKLHGYTPDNLEGGIEIRGVGLYMIEFEKHTTIDCVIFLGPEYERFSTNKTFQFENLHIPLLKLPSLRESDCTAICQAIEAFLFRKIWQKSV; encoded by the coding sequence ATGAAAACAAAATGTGAAATACTCCACGCAAATTGCCTTCAATTGGGCGGCAAGGGGCTTTTAATTATAGGTCCATCGGGGTCAGGAAAATCAACCCTTACCCTTTCTTTGCTCGACCGTGCTGAGTGGTCAAAACGTGAAGCGAAGCTTATCAGTGATGATTATACAATGTTGTGTGCGGAAAATGGAAAGCTTCACGGATACACTCCTGATAATTTAGAGGGCGGTATCGAGATTCGTGGCGTTGGTCTTTATATGATTGAATTTGAAAAGCACACAACTATCGATTGCGTTATTTTTCTCGGTCCGGAATATGAACGTTTTTCCACAAATAAAACTTTTCAATTTGAAAATTTGCATATTCCTCTTTTAAAACTTCCCTCTCTTCGTGAATCCGATTGTACAGCCATTTGTCAAGCTATTGAAGCATTTTTGTTTAGAAAAATATGGCAAAAATCTGTCTAA